CCACGTCGCCGGTATACGTGAACTTGCCGTCCTTGTCGGCGGTCACGACCACCGGCTTGCCCGCCACCTGAATGGTCAGCTTGCTTCCGGCAGGCACGCCGCTGCCGCTGAAGTTCAGAGGGGTGGGACGGCGGTTGTCGGCCACCACCACATCGGGCGTGATGCCCTTTTTCTGGATCTCGTGACCGTTCGGGGTGATCCAGGTGAAGTTGACGATGGCGACGCGTCCGCCGTCGAGGGTGTTGACGACCTGCTGGCCCACGCCCTTGCCGAAGCTCTGCTCTCCGATGATCTGCGCCCGCTTGGTGTCCTGGAGCGCCCCGGCCACGATCTCGGAGGCGCTGGCACTGTTCTTGTTGACCAGGACCACCAGTTTGCCGGTGTAGTCGGTGGCGTCCTTCTTGGCGCTGCCGATCACGTCGGTCTTGCCGCTACGGTCGCGTACCGAGACGATGGTGCCGCTCTGAAGGAACTGATCGGCCACGAAGATGCCGCTGTTCAACAGGCCGCCGCCGTTGTCGCGCAGGTCGAGAATCAGCTTCTGCACGCCTTTCTTCTTCATATCGGCCACTGCCGCCTGGAACTGCTGATTGACCTGCTGGTTGTAGAAGGTATTCAGCGCGATGTACCCGACGTTGTTCGGCAGCATGGTCTGCTCGACCGAAACGATGGTGACAGGCTGACGCTCCATGGTGACGGTGTAGCTCGACGCCGACGCCGACGTACCCGCCGAGGCGTTGGCCCCGCCGCGCCCGAACTGCACCGTGACCTTGGTGCCCTTCTCGCCGCGCACGAGCTTCACGATGTCGTTGAGCTTGGCGGTGGTCACGTCCTTGCCGTCGATCTTCAGAAAGACGTCGCCCGCCTGCACGCCGCCCTGCGCCGCTGCGCCCACCTTGAACACGGTGTCGACCTTGCCGCCCGTGCCGTCGGCGTTGGCCGCCGTGAGCTGAATGCCGATTCCGTAGAAGTTGCCTGCCAGATTCTGCGAATCGACGGCGTTGTCTTCCGGCTGCTCGTAATACGTAAACGGATCGTCGAGCGAGGCGATCATGCCGTTGATGGCTCCACGCAGCAGCTTATCGTCGTCGGGCTTGGTCAGATACAGCTGATTCAGACCCTCGAATACCTGCAGGAAGGTCTGGGCGCTCTTGGAATTGGGCAGCACCTGAGCGGCGGAATAGGTGTTCATCTGTGCGTATCCGACAGCCGCCGTTGCTGCCAGCACGCCCACCACGAGGACAGTTTTATTCATCTTCACGTTCCGAATATAGAGTGTGCTGGTGAGAAATGAGAATAAAAACGGTGCGCCTCCTTCTTAAGAAGCGCCCCTCTTTTTCTATGTAACCCTTCAGACAATGTAACAAAATGCGGTTTTCATAGCACCCGCCTGTATATTGGTGCAAATCGCTGTGGAATCAGGGTCAGCCGGGCCTCAGCGGATCATGCGGGCCGGTTCGATGGCGGCGGCGCGGCGGGCCGGAAGCAGGGCCGCCAGCAGCGTCGTGACCAGGCCCACCGCGTTGACCCACAGGATATCGGTCAGGCGCACCTCGACAGGCAGCGAACTGATGAAGTACAGATCGCCCGGCAGCTGAAAAGGCCGCCAGGTAAAGTACGCGCTGATTCCCAGGCCCAGCAGGTCGCCCAGCAGCAGACCCGCCAGACCCAGAATCAGCCCCTCGGTCAGAAAAATGCGGATGATGTCGCCGCTGCCCGCTCCTATCGCTCGCAGAATGGCAATCTCCTGGGTCTTCTCGAAGACGGTCAGGGTCAGGACGTTGGCAATGCCGAATGCCGCGACGACCACGATCAGAAACACCACGAAGCCGATGACCTTCTTCTGAAGCGCCAGCTGGTCGAGCAGCGTGCCGTACAGGTTCTGCCAGGGCACGCTGCTGTAAGCGCGGCTGCGGGTGAGCGTGCGCCCGAGTTCTGCGGCAAGGTCGGGGTGACGCAGGCGAATCTGGTAGCCGGTGATGTGGGTGGTCTGCTGAAGTCCCTGGAGCGTCGAGAGCGACGTGAAGGCGTAGGCCGAATCGATCAGGTAATTGCCGGTATGAAACAGGCCCGCCACCTCCAGACTGATGCGGCGCTGCTGACTGTTGAGCAGGCGAACCGTCTCGCCGGTAAATGCGCCCACGCTCTGCGCCAGCGAACTGCCCAGCAGAATCTGTCCGGGTTTCAGATTCTGAAGCAGGGCCGTTTCGGTGGCGCTGAGTTGCAGCACCTCGGAGGCCTGAGCCGTCACCCCGAACAGCGTGGTGAAATCGACGCCCGCGCCGCGCCCCAGACTGGCCGGACGCGTCAGCAGCGCCTTATCGGCCAGAAACGGCGTGAACGCCTGCACCTCTGACATGCCCGTCAGTTCATGTTCCAGATCGGTGTCGCGTGGGCCGGGCGTGAACGACGCCAGCGTCAGATGGGGAGTGGCCCGCAGCGTGGCGTCGATCAACGAGCGGGAAAAGCCGTTGGTAAGGCTGAGAGCAGCGATCAGCACCATGATGCCCACCGCGATGCCCAGCACCGTGATCGAATTCTGCATGCGCCGTCGCCGCAGGTGGGCCAGACTGAGCGTCCGAACGAGCGAGGGAAGACGGCCAGCGGCGTGGGGAGCGGAAGAGGAAGTCACGTCGGCTGAGCATAGCGCGGCTGACCCCTCGAAGCAGTCAGCAAAAACCCCGCCACACGGGCGGGGAATCGGCTGCACGGCAATGCTCCGTTCAGATGCTCAGTTCAGTGCGGTGATACGGATGTTGCGTGCGCCCCAGTTCATCGCCTGATAGGAGGTGCCCATCCAGATGTCGAGGGTGTTGTAGATGCGCGGATTCATGGTGTCCTCGACCACGAAGACCTTGCCTTTCAGATACGCGCTGTAGCCGCCGCTCAGGTCTTCGATCATCAGGCGGGTGCCGTACGGAAAGCGGCGCAGCAGATCAGGACTCAGGGCCACGACGCCCGGACGAACACGGGTGCCGGTGGCCGTGACGAACGGCGTGCTGTCGGTCTGACCGGGCGTGCTGCTGTACGCGGTGGCATGCACAACGGCGCTGCGTCCATTGGCTCGCGGCGCGGTGGCAGCGACGGCCTGGGCCTGCCGCACGCCCTGAGCACGGAGCGCAGCAGCGCTGGGGGCAGCCGGGGCCGCGACCTTCTGGGCGGGCACTTTCGCCTGCACCGGCACCTTGGCGGCGCGGACGGGTGCAGGGGCAGCCTTCTTCGGAGTGGCAACCACAGTCTTGGGCGCTACGGCCTTCGGTGCGGCAGCAGGAGCCAGCGCCGTGCTGACCGCACGGGACGCCAGCGCCGAACTCGGCAGGGCAGGCGTTGCCAGAGCGAGGCCGACGGTCGCCAGCGAGAGGGCCAGCAGACGGGCAGTGCCACAGCGGTTAAGACGGTTAAAAGACATGAAACTCCTCCGGGCAGTCAATCACCCGTTGTAGGAGCAGGAGGGGCAGATGCTGCTTGCCCTTTCCCACTCTGTTGTTTATTACAGTTGCAAATGCGTTTTTCACTGATCCAGTGGAGCGAATCATGCTCCACGGTTACTCTGAAAAAACGGAATCGAAGGGAGGCCTGGGCTGGTTCGCCTCCTGCCTCGTTCGCTTCCTGACTGCGGCTCAGGCTCCTCCGACGATCTGCCATTTGGGCATCCGGGGCCTTCGCACCGCAGGGCACGACTGAGTAAAGCTTATGGACAGAGCATGAATGCCTTATTTAAAATGCGGCATTTTCTTCTCATGTCACCTTCTAATTTCTTGCTCATTTATTCAAAAAACGGTGCTTAATGCCGTCTGGTACATCAGTGGAATATGATAAAACTTCTAATCTACTCATTTACTTTCTCACGGAAAAAATGTGAGCATGGCAAAATATTGGACACTTTCACCCGCGAGCCTGAAACGGCGGCGCTGAAGTGTAGGTCTATGCACGCTTGCTGACCCCGCAAGAAAAATGGCCCGTGTCTTCTGTGAATTTTTCGACATACTGTATGCAGTCTTTCTCATCTGATTCTTAAAGAGAAAGGGTAGACAGCTCGCATGCACATCGGCAGCGATCTGTCTACCCTGCTGTTCTTGAGACAGCAGCCTATTGACTGTTCTTGGCTGGTGCGTTTGCGCTCTTGACCTGCACCGGGCGCTCGGCCCATTTCGAGATGATGGCGGCGGCCACGTCGCGGTAGATCGGGGCGGCCAGCATCGACCCGTGATACGCCTCCTTCGCGCCGTGAACCATAACTGCCAATGTCACACGCGGCTGCTCGGAGGGAAAGAAGCCTGCAAACACGCTGTCATAGATGGTGTCGCTGTAGCGCCCGTCAACGACCACCTGAGCCGTACCGGTCTTGCCCGCCAGATCGTAGCCCTCGATGCCCGCCTCATGGGGAATGCCGTTGCTGACCACGTAATGCAGCAACTCGCGGATGGTGCGGGCAGTCTGAGCCGAAATGACCTCGTGGGGCGGCTGCTGCACTTCCCCTTCGACCAGACGCGGAGCGACGTACAGGCCGCCATTGGCGAGGGTGTTGTAGGCAGTTGCCAGTTGCAGCAGGGTCGCGCTCATGCCCTGCCCGAAAGCGTTGGTGGTGCGTACCACGTCGTCCCAGCGGCGAAGCGGCTGCAAGCGCCCGGTGCTGGTACGCACGGTGGGCATCGGCACCGACTGGCCGAACCCGTAGCTCGTCAGGTAGTTGTACAGCTTCTCGTTGGGAAAATGCTCGACGACATGCGACATGCCCACATTGCTGGAATAGCGCAGCACAAGCTGGGTGGTCAGGGTCGGTGGATGCTGCACCGCGTCGTGAATGACGGCAGAAAAGCGCCCACCGACCCGGCGGCTCATGGGGGTGTCGTACAGCGTATTGGGCGTGGTCAGGTGCTCCTGGAGGGCAGCAGCGACCACCAGCCCCTTGATGGTCGAACCCGGCTCGAAGGTATCGAGGAAGGCCCGGTTGCGCCACACCGACGCCGACTGCGACTTCCAGGTATTCGGATCGAAGGCCGGATACGTCGCGACCGCCAACACCTTGCCACTTTTGGTATCGAGCGCCACCACCGAACCGTATTCGGCCTGATGTGCGTTCACGGCACTCTTCAGCACGCCTTCCGCCGCCGCCTGAATCGCCGGATCGAGCGTCAGCGTCACGTTCTGCCCCGCCGCCAGCCGCGAATCGTAGGCGGCTTCCAGCCCTTCCAGCCCGTTGGTGTCGCCCATCATGCCCAGCAGTTGCCCTGCCAGCGACCCGTTTGGGTACACCCGCCTGTCACCCACGCTCCGCGCCAGCACCGACCCGTCTGTGGTCACGATGCTGCCGCGCACCTGCACCATGGCCCGCCGCACACCCTGGGGCAGACCCCATTCCAGTTGTGCATACGCCCATACCAGCATAAAAGACACCAGCAGTGCGATCAGGTGCATGACGCGGGAACGAACGCGGATTTTCATTTCCATGTGGTCTTGACCTCGACTCGGGTGGGCAACGGTTGCAGTGAAACTGCGGGGATTCTGGGGGCAGCGGAAAACGCCTGGGTCTGTTTGGGAGCCTGGGCATACGGCACCATGCCGTTCTGAATCGCCCATTCACGCACGCGCTGTTCACTGGTCAGGGTCTGTACCACCAGACTCAGTTCGTCGCGCTGCTGCTGAAGTGCAGAACGCTCGGCCCGCAGCGCTCTGACATCGGGATAGATGTGCTGGGTCTGATAGCGCAGCGTGACCAGCACGCAGGCCAGCAGCAGATAGATCAGCATGTACCGCAGGGCACGCGCCCGCCACAGAGCGTTCAGCGCGGCATCGACGTGAGGTGCAGACGTGCGGGGCGCACTCACGGCGTCTCCTCGTCATCCCAGCCGCTGCCACTCGCGATGTCCCGTGGCGGGCGCACCTCCGCGACCCGGAGTTTGGCGCTGCGGGCGCGGGGATTGCTGGCCTGCTCCTCGTCACTGGCCTCCAGCGGGCGCTTGTGCAGGGGCGTCAGCGCTGGCTGGGTCTTCATCCAGCGCTTCACGATGCGGTCTTCCAGACTATGAAAACTGATGACCGCCAGTCGCCCGCCGTGCCCTTCCAGACTGGGAGGAGCCAGCACCGAGAGCGCCGCATTCAGACCTTCGCGCAGCGCCCCCAATTCGTCGTTGACGTAGATGCGGAGTGCCTGAAAACTGCGCCGCGCCGGGTGAATGCCCCTTGCGTGACCGCCGGGATACGAACGCTTGATGACCTCGGCCAGACGGGTGGTCGTCAGAATCGGTTCCTGATCGCGGGCCGCCACGATGCCGCGTGCCAGACGACGAGAATGCCGCTCTTCCCCGAATTCGTAGAGGATTGAGGCGATGTCCTCGGCGCTCAGGGTATTCACCACGTCGGCGGCACTTTCACCCGACTGGCTCATCCGCATGTCGAGCGGCGCTTCGGTGTGATAGGAAAACCCGCGCTGGGCGTCGTCGAGCTGAAAACTGGACACGCCGATATCGAGCAGCACGCCGTCAACCTGCGTCACACCGATACTGCTCAGCAGCGTATTCATTTCGCGGAAGTTGCCTTCCAGCACGCGCAGGCCGGGCAGATTCAGCGCCCGCGCCCGTTCGAGTGCAAAGGGGTCCTGATCGATGCCGATGACGTGTGCGCCGCGCTCCAGCAGCAGCCGGGTATGACCCGCACCGCCCAGCGTGCCATCGACAATGAGTTTTCCGGGAGCGGGTTGCAGGGCGTCCAGTACCTCGGCAGGCAGGACGGGAAGATGCATCAGGGGGGCGGGATCGGCAGGTATATGGGTCATGGATTCAGGCGATAAAATTGGCGAGCAGGTCGGGCCGGGGTGGGTCTTGCTGAACGGCGGCAATGGCAGCGTCCCAGCGCGGCGGACTCCACAGTTCGAGGCGTCCGGGTGCGCCCGCCACCACCACGTCGTTTTCCAGATCAGCGAAGCTGCGGAGCGTCTGCGGCACCGAAACACGGCTCTGTGCGTCGAGGCGCGATTTGCTGGCCCCGCTGTAAAAGAACCGCACGAATGCCCGAGACGACGGATCGGTGAGCGGTAACTGTTCGAGTTGCTCTTCTACGCGCTTCCAGGCAGTCAGGGGAAAGATATACAGGCACCCTTCCATACCACGCGTCAGAATCATGCCGTCCTCGACAAATTCACGAAAGGCAGGTGGAATAACCACCCTCCCTTTGTCATCGATTGAGTACGGATATTCTCCAAAAGGCAAATCGTCC
Above is a genomic segment from Deinococcus ruber containing:
- a CDS encoding S41 family peptidase; amino-acid sequence: MNKTVLVVGVLAATAAVGYAQMNTYSAAQVLPNSKSAQTFLQVFEGLNQLYLTKPDDDKLLRGAINGMIASLDDPFTYYEQPEDNAVDSQNLAGNFYGIGIQLTAANADGTGGKVDTVFKVGAAAQGGVQAGDVFLKIDGKDVTTAKLNDIVKLVRGEKGTKVTVQFGRGGANASAGTSASASSYTVTMERQPVTIVSVEQTMLPNNVGYIALNTFYNQQVNQQFQAAVADMKKKGVQKLILDLRDNGGGLLNSGIFVADQFLQSGTIVSVRDRSGKTDVIGSAKKDATDYTGKLVVLVNKNSASASEIVAGALQDTKRAQIIGEQSFGKGVGQQVVNTLDGGRVAIVNFTWITPNGHEIQKKGITPDVVVADNRRPTPLNFSGSGVPAGSKLTIQVAGKPVVVTADKDGKFTYTGDVARPVTSATQGEAIVDLKTDAELQKALDVLK
- a CDS encoding FtsX-like permease family protein, whose protein sequence is MQNSITVLGIAVGIMVLIAALSLTNGFSRSLIDATLRATPHLTLASFTPGPRDTDLEHELTGMSEVQAFTPFLADKALLTRPASLGRGAGVDFTTLFGVTAQASEVLQLSATETALLQNLKPGQILLGSSLAQSVGAFTGETVRLLNSQQRRISLEVAGLFHTGNYLIDSAYAFTSLSTLQGLQQTTHITGYQIRLRHPDLAAELGRTLTRSRAYSSVPWQNLYGTLLDQLALQKKVIGFVVFLIVVVAAFGIANVLTLTVFEKTQEIAILRAIGAGSGDIIRIFLTEGLILGLAGLLLGDLLGLGISAYFTWRPFQLPGDLYFISSLPVEVRLTDILWVNAVGLVTTLLAALLPARRAAAIEPARMIR
- a CDS encoding 3D domain-containing protein — its product is MSFNRLNRCGTARLLALSLATVGLALATPALPSSALASRAVSTALAPAAAPKAVAPKTVVATPKKAAPAPVRAAKVPVQAKVPAQKVAAPAAPSAAALRAQGVRQAQAVAATAPRANGRSAVVHATAYSSTPGQTDSTPFVTATGTRVRPGVVALSPDLLRRFPYGTRLMIEDLSGGYSAYLKGKVFVVEDTMNPRIYNTLDIWMGTSYQAMNWGARNIRITALN
- a CDS encoding peptidoglycan D,D-transpeptidase FtsI family protein → MEMKIRVRSRVMHLIALLVSFMLVWAYAQLEWGLPQGVRRAMVQVRGSIVTTDGSVLARSVGDRRVYPNGSLAGQLLGMMGDTNGLEGLEAAYDSRLAAGQNVTLTLDPAIQAAAEGVLKSAVNAHQAEYGSVVALDTKSGKVLAVATYPAFDPNTWKSQSASVWRNRAFLDTFEPGSTIKGLVVAAALQEHLTTPNTLYDTPMSRRVGGRFSAVIHDAVQHPPTLTTQLVLRYSSNVGMSHVVEHFPNEKLYNYLTSYGFGQSVPMPTVRTSTGRLQPLRRWDDVVRTTNAFGQGMSATLLQLATAYNTLANGGLYVAPRLVEGEVQQPPHEVISAQTARTIRELLHYVVSNGIPHEAGIEGYDLAGKTGTAQVVVDGRYSDTIYDSVFAGFFPSEQPRVTLAVMVHGAKEAYHGSMLAAPIYRDVAAAIISKWAERPVQVKSANAPAKNSQ
- the rsmH gene encoding 16S rRNA (cytosine(1402)-N(4))-methyltransferase RsmH; amino-acid sequence: MTHIPADPAPLMHLPVLPAEVLDALQPAPGKLIVDGTLGGAGHTRLLLERGAHVIGIDQDPFALERARALNLPGLRVLEGNFREMNTLLSSIGVTQVDGVLLDIGVSSFQLDDAQRGFSYHTEAPLDMRMSQSGESAADVVNTLSAEDIASILYEFGEERHSRRLARGIVAARDQEPILTTTRLAEVIKRSYPGGHARGIHPARRSFQALRIYVNDELGALREGLNAALSVLAPPSLEGHGGRLAVISFHSLEDRIVKRWMKTQPALTPLHKRPLEASDEEQASNPRARSAKLRVAEVRPPRDIASGSGWDDEETP
- the mraZ gene encoding division/cell wall cluster transcriptional repressor MraZ, with amino-acid sequence MPFGEYPYSIDDKGRVVIPPAFREFVEDGMILTRGMEGCLYIFPLTAWKRVEEQLEQLPLTDPSSRAFVRFFYSGASKSRLDAQSRVSVPQTLRSFADLENDVVVAGAPGRLELWSPPRWDAAIAAVQQDPPRPDLLANFIA